The following are from one region of the Gossypium hirsutum isolate 1008001.06 chromosome D03, Gossypium_hirsutum_v2.1, whole genome shotgun sequence genome:
- the LOC107940022 gene encoding protein CDI — MTSANGNASQVTNNGDVRKPFKIFIGYDPREDQAYEVCRHSILKRTSIPVEITPIVQSDLRAKGLYWRSRDQFESTEFSFTRFLTPYLANYDGWAMFVDCDFLYLADIKELTELINDKYAVMCVHHDYFPKEKTKMDGAVQTVYPRKNWSSMVLYNCGHPKNKGLKPEVVNNQTGAFLHRFQWLDDNEIGSVPCVWNFLEGHNEVVENDPKTYPKAIHYTRGGPWFEAWKTCEFADLWLKEMEEYMKKKSNVS, encoded by the coding sequence ATGACTTCGGCTAATGGCAATGCTTCACAAGTGACCAACAATGGCGATGTAAGGAAACCcttcaaaatctttattggttacGATCCGCGTGAAGATCAAGCGTATGAGGTCTGCCGCCATTCTATCTTGAAACGCACTTCTATACCTGTTGAGATTACACCCATTGTTCAGTCGGATCTTAGGGCAAAAGGCCTTTATTGGCGCAGCAGGGATCAGTTCGAGAGCACGGAGTTCTCCTTTACACGGTTCCTAACACCATACTTAGCGAATTACGATGGCTGGGCAATGTTTGTCGACTGTGATTTCCTTTACTTAGCTGATATCAAGGAGTTAACCGAGTTAATCAATGACAAATACGCGGTCATGTGTGTTCATCACGATTATTTCCCGAAAGAGAAAACGAAAATGGATGGTGCTGTGCAGACAGTTTATCCCAGGAAGAATTGGTCTTCCATGGTGTTGTATAACTGTGGTCATCCGAAGAACAAAGGGTTGAAACCAGAGGTTGTGAACAACCAAACCGGTGCTTTTCTTCACAGGTTCCAGTGGCTTGATGACAATGAAATTGGGTCCGTCCCGTGTGTTTGGAATTTCCTGGAGGGGCATAACGAGGTTGTTGAGAATGACCCCAAAACATATCCGAAAGCTATACATTATACTCGTGGAGGACCATGGTTTGAGGCATGGAAGACTTGCGAGTTTGCTGATCTTTGGCTGAAAGAGATGGAAGAGTAcatgaaaaagaaatcaaatgtgAGTTAA